From Thalassotalea euphylliae, the proteins below share one genomic window:
- a CDS encoding YeeE/YedE family protein, with protein sequence MVEANNQLIAAALAGGTLIGISAVLMMALLGRIAGISGVIGQLLNTDKSTKNKLMTSWQLYFICGLALGGWLYSEIHGVRFAIRENFSTTTLIMSGLLVGFGTRIGNGCTSGHGVCGIARLSKRSLVATCLFMSSAIATVFLTKL encoded by the coding sequence ATGGTTGAAGCTAACAACCAGTTGATAGCGGCTGCACTTGCAGGCGGTACACTTATTGGCATAAGCGCCGTATTAATGATGGCGCTTTTAGGGAGAATAGCAGGAATAAGTGGTGTTATTGGTCAGCTGCTAAACACTGATAAAAGCACAAAGAACAAGCTAATGACTAGCTGGCAGCTCTATTTTATTTGTGGCTTGGCCTTAGGTGGATGGCTTTACAGCGAAATACATGGCGTTCGATTTGCCATTCGCGAAAATTTTTCAACCACGACCTTAATCATGTCGGGTTTACTTGTTGGTTTTGGGACGCGAATAGGCAATGGTTGTACTAGCGGCCATGGCGTGTGTGGTATTGCTCGCTTATCAAAGCGTTCTCTTGTCGCCACCTGCCTTTTTATGAGTAGCGCAATTGCTACCGTCTTCCTAACCAAACTTTAG
- a CDS encoding DUF6691 family protein, with the protein MKLVLALLIGTLFGFGLSLAQMTNPLAVIGFLDITGNWDFRLALVMCSALLTTLVGYQFIFAKQSAPLFSGAFKLPSKTNVDWQLVIGAALFGVGWGLSGYCPGPAIASISINPKESLLFITAMLVGMKLKL; encoded by the coding sequence GTGAAACTCGTGTTAGCACTGCTCATCGGTACCTTGTTTGGGTTTGGCTTGTCACTCGCACAAATGACTAACCCTTTAGCCGTGATCGGTTTTTTAGATATCACTGGGAATTGGGATTTTCGACTCGCACTTGTCATGTGCTCTGCTCTGTTGACGACGCTGGTAGGCTATCAATTCATCTTTGCAAAGCAAAGCGCGCCCCTATTCTCTGGAGCTTTTAAACTGCCAAGTAAAACCAATGTTGATTGGCAGCTAGTGATCGGCGCTGCTTTATTTGGTGTTGGCTGGGGACTCAGTGGTTATTGCCCGGGGCCTGCAATTGCGAGCATAAGTATAAACCCAAAGGAAAGCTTACTATTTATCACCGCGATGCTAGTTGGTATGAAACTCAAACTCTAA
- a CDS encoding Kelch repeat-containing protein — protein MSKKTIVAPYFSLSTLASFRPKLGMKNLNTKTLSALSLALTSLAASADTVSLPSLPEPIANNAVTKITAKGHDYLISFNGLTSGKDYQAVTNKAFMLKVGDNRWQTIKPVPIETPVNGLVGRLASVATSLNGKAYVFGGYTVAKDHSEVSVPDVYSFNPLSKSYRQLAPMPVPVDDSIALTYQDRYIYLVSGWHNDGNVNLVQVYDVNTNTWQQASPFPGRPVFGQAGAIANNQMIVCDGVRVDVHLNKRRSYAAEPACYLGKISEKSPDKIDWRKVEHPTGTARYRMAAVGDDATNSAYFVGGSDNPYNYSGIGYNGVPSKPDGKVWQFNFADQTWQFSEAVTATMDHRALIKLNGNLITVGGMLANQQVTDNVIVQATIQH, from the coding sequence ATGAGTAAAAAAACAATCGTTGCACCTTATTTCTCCCTTTCAACTCTAGCGTCTTTTCGCCCAAAGCTTGGTATGAAAAACCTAAACACTAAAACGCTTAGTGCATTGTCACTCGCGCTAACGAGTTTGGCCGCAAGTGCTGATACAGTTAGCTTACCTAGCCTGCCAGAGCCTATCGCCAATAATGCCGTCACTAAAATAACCGCTAAGGGCCATGACTATTTGATATCTTTTAATGGGCTAACCTCAGGCAAAGATTATCAAGCGGTGACCAACAAGGCATTTATGCTTAAAGTTGGTGATAACCGCTGGCAAACCATCAAACCGGTGCCGATTGAAACGCCTGTCAACGGCCTCGTAGGTCGTCTTGCGTCTGTGGCAACCAGTTTAAATGGCAAAGCCTATGTGTTTGGTGGTTATACGGTTGCAAAAGATCACAGTGAAGTGTCCGTGCCTGATGTCTATTCATTTAACCCGCTAAGTAAGTCGTATCGTCAATTAGCGCCAATGCCCGTCCCTGTGGATGACAGTATCGCCCTAACTTATCAGGATCGTTACATCTATTTAGTGAGTGGCTGGCACAACGATGGCAACGTTAATCTAGTACAAGTTTATGATGTCAACACCAATACATGGCAGCAAGCCAGCCCCTTCCCCGGTCGTCCAGTGTTTGGGCAAGCGGGAGCAATCGCCAATAACCAAATGATCGTGTGTGATGGCGTTCGCGTGGATGTGCACCTAAACAAACGGCGCTCTTATGCCGCAGAGCCTGCCTGTTACTTAGGTAAAATTAGTGAAAAATCCCCTGATAAAATTGACTGGCGCAAAGTCGAGCACCCAACGGGAACAGCGCGCTATCGCATGGCAGCTGTTGGTGATGATGCCACTAACTCGGCCTATTTTGTTGGTGGCAGTGACAATCCATACAATTATTCAGGTATCGGCTATAACGGCGTGCCAAGCAAGCCAGATGGCAAAGTTTGGCAATTTAATTTTGCTGACCAAACATGGCAGTTCAGTGAAGCAGTTACTGCGACGATGGATCACCGTGCATTAATCAAGCTCAACGGTAATCTCATCACGGTCGGTGGAATGCTTGCCAATCAGCAGGTGACGGATAACGTCATTGTGCAGGCGACAATTCAACACTAA
- the fghA gene encoding S-formylglutathione hydrolase: MIENISQNKVFNGWQKQYTHNSKSLNCNMRFTIYLPPQANASHPVPVLYWLSGLTCTDENFMHKAGAFRKAAELGIAIVAPDTSPRGELVANDEGYDLGQGAGFYLNATQAPWSEHYQMYDYITQELPALIEANFPVSSVKSIAGHSMGGHGALTIGLKNQAAYRAISAFSPIANPMRCPWGQKAFAAYLGSDKLTWQDYDASYLLAQGKADLPMLVDQGDADQFLTEQLMPEALMAAAEQHGSDLTLRMQPGYNHSYYFIASFIDKHLDFHAKYLMSV, encoded by the coding sequence ATGATAGAAAATATTAGCCAAAACAAAGTCTTTAATGGTTGGCAAAAACAATATACCCACAACTCTAAAAGCCTGAACTGCAACATGCGTTTTACTATCTACCTGCCACCACAAGCTAATGCCAGTCATCCTGTGCCTGTGCTTTATTGGCTGTCAGGCCTTACCTGCACCGATGAAAACTTTATGCACAAAGCAGGTGCATTTCGCAAAGCCGCCGAACTAGGTATCGCGATTGTTGCGCCTGATACCAGCCCACGCGGTGAACTTGTGGCGAATGATGAAGGTTATGATTTGGGGCAGGGCGCTGGTTTTTATCTCAATGCAACGCAGGCTCCTTGGTCTGAGCATTACCAAATGTATGATTACATTACCCAAGAGCTACCAGCGTTAATCGAAGCCAATTTCCCAGTGTCATCAGTAAAATCTATTGCTGGCCACAGTATGGGCGGCCACGGTGCGCTTACCATAGGGTTAAAGAACCAAGCGGCGTATCGCGCAATTTCGGCGTTTAGCCCAATTGCCAACCCAATGCGCTGCCCTTGGGGTCAAAAAGCGTTTGCTGCTTACTTAGGTAGCGATAAATTAACTTGGCAAGACTATGATGCCAGCTACTTGCTCGCGCAAGGTAAAGCAGATTTACCTATGTTGGTGGATCAAGGTGATGCCGATCAATTTCTCACCGAACAGTTAATGCCGGAAGCGCTAATGGCAGCGGCGGAACAACATGGTTCAGATCTAACCCTGAGAATGCAGCCTGGCTATAATCACAGCTATTACTTTATCGCCAGCTTTATTGATAAACACTTAGACTTCCATGCCAAGTATTTAATGTCTGTTTAA
- a CDS encoding S-(hydroxymethyl)glutathione dehydrogenase/class III alcohol dehydrogenase → MALELKPGQEFIKSKAAVAWAAGEPLKMEEVDVQLPKAGEVLVRIVATGVCHTDAFTLSGEDPEGIFPSILGHEGGGIVEMVGEGVTSVEVGDHVIPLYTAECRECKFCKSGKTNLCQAVRETQGKGLMPDGTTRFYKDGEPIFHYMGCSTFSEYTVLPEISLAKVNKAAPLEEVCLLGCGVTTGMGAVLNTAKVEQGDTVAIFGLGGIGLSAIIGARMAGASRIIGVDINDSKFELAKQLGATDVINPQEFDKPIQEVIIEMTDGGVDYSFECIGNVNVMRQALECCHKGWGESVIIGVAGAGQEISTRPFQLVTGRVWRGTAFGGVKGRSELPEIVERYMAGEFGLQEFITHTMGLDEVNHAFDLMHEGKSIRSVIHM, encoded by the coding sequence ATGGCACTTGAACTCAAGCCTGGACAAGAATTTATCAAATCAAAAGCTGCGGTTGCATGGGCTGCGGGCGAGCCATTGAAAATGGAAGAGGTGGACGTACAGCTGCCCAAAGCTGGCGAAGTATTAGTGCGCATTGTCGCGACAGGCGTTTGTCATACTGATGCCTTTACGCTGTCGGGTGAAGATCCTGAAGGTATTTTTCCGTCAATCTTAGGCCATGAAGGTGGTGGTATCGTTGAAATGGTTGGCGAAGGTGTCACTAGCGTTGAAGTCGGCGATCATGTTATTCCACTTTACACTGCGGAATGTCGTGAATGTAAGTTCTGTAAATCAGGGAAAACCAACTTGTGCCAAGCGGTGCGCGAAACTCAAGGTAAAGGCTTAATGCCAGACGGTACGACTCGTTTTTATAAAGATGGCGAGCCCATTTTCCATTACATGGGCTGCTCAACCTTTTCTGAATACACGGTACTGCCAGAAATTTCATTAGCCAAAGTGAATAAAGCAGCGCCACTAGAAGAAGTTTGTTTGCTCGGCTGTGGGGTCACTACTGGCATGGGCGCGGTGCTTAACACAGCGAAAGTGGAACAAGGTGATACCGTTGCTATTTTTGGTTTAGGTGGTATTGGTCTATCAGCCATTATCGGCGCTCGTATGGCTGGCGCGAGCCGTATTATTGGTGTTGATATTAACGACAGTAAATTCGAGCTGGCGAAACAGCTAGGCGCAACTGATGTGATTAACCCGCAAGAGTTTGACAAGCCAATTCAAGAAGTGATCATTGAAATGACTGATGGCGGTGTTGATTACTCATTTGAATGTATTGGGAATGTTAACGTGATGCGCCAAGCATTAGAGTGCTGCCACAAGGGCTGGGGTGAGTCAGTAATTATTGGTGTGGCTGGTGCAGGTCAAGAAATCTCAACCCGTCCGTTCCAATTAGTGACAGGTCGCGTATGGCGCGGTACAGCTTTTGGTGGCGTAAAAGGTCGTTCTGAACTGCCTGAAATTGTTGAACGTTATATGGCTGGCGAATTTGGTTTGCAAGAATTTATTACCCATACCATGGGCCTTGACGAAGTAAACCATGCCTTTGATTTAATGCATGAAGGTAAGAGTATTCGCTCAGTGATTCATATGTAG
- a CDS encoding tautomerase family protein, whose protein sequence is MIVIYGIKERLNPIKAELSDIIHQCMQSVLGMPEDKRAHRFFPLAKENFYYPAGRSDAYTVIEINMMSGRQPETQKRLIKTLFLLLETKLNIAPIDIEITIKEQAPYQWGFRGMTGDEVRDLNYKVEV, encoded by the coding sequence ATGATTGTTATTTATGGCATTAAAGAGCGGTTGAATCCGATCAAGGCAGAGCTTTCAGACATTATTCATCAATGTATGCAAAGTGTGCTGGGCATGCCGGAGGATAAACGCGCTCACCGTTTTTTTCCGCTCGCTAAAGAAAACTTCTATTACCCTGCTGGCCGCAGTGATGCTTACACTGTTATTGAAATTAATATGATGTCGGGACGACAACCAGAGACACAAAAGCGATTAATCAAGACATTATTTCTCTTGTTGGAAACCAAGCTAAATATTGCCCCAATCGATATTGAAATAACCATCAAAGAGCAAGCACCGTATCAATGGGGATTTCGCGGAATGACGGGCGATGAAGTACGTGATCTCAATTATAAAGTAGAAGTTTAA
- a CDS encoding GFA family protein, protein MDNGKNTVQSQCGCQCGEVSYLITAKPLLRAICHCSICQAANKAAYSDIVLFRWHDVIQPAEGIVDYRSAKFPPILQRGYCRACQQLSIEYLQLFPIPKTIFVPTRLIADQSIVPAPSLHIFYDKRAADVDDNLPKYQGYLASQLAFAKHLVPALWRG, encoded by the coding sequence ATGGATAATGGAAAAAACACAGTTCAATCTCAATGCGGATGTCAATGTGGTGAGGTCAGTTATCTGATCACTGCTAAGCCTTTGCTACGTGCCATTTGCCATTGCTCAATTTGCCAAGCGGCGAATAAAGCGGCTTACTCCGACATTGTGCTTTTTCGCTGGCATGATGTGATTCAACCAGCAGAGGGGATAGTGGATTATCGCTCAGCGAAATTCCCTCCTATTTTACAGCGTGGCTACTGTCGTGCTTGTCAGCAGTTATCGATTGAATACTTGCAGCTTTTTCCCATTCCTAAAACGATTTTTGTGCCAACGAGACTTATTGCAGATCAAAGCATAGTGCCTGCACCATCTTTGCATATCTTTTACGATAAACGCGCCGCAGATGTTGATGACAATTTACCCAAATACCAAGGTTATTTGGCCAGCCAACTAGCGTTTGCCAAGCACTTAGTTCCGGCGTTATGGCGCGGGTAG
- a CDS encoding DUF3718 domain-containing protein produces the protein MKKLLLVPAIALISSVSVAPAANANNLAQSLCEYVSADDKKRLRSFLKSNNLKIRSVFDGVQCNGQNLLAFASSKSAVKTGSLMISKLPKAKVRSSLASITDATLAQAANKRVNG, from the coding sequence ATGAAAAAATTATTGCTAGTTCCAGCAATCGCGTTAATCTCATCTGTATCTGTTGCTCCTGCGGCAAACGCTAATAACTTAGCGCAAAGCCTATGTGAATACGTTTCAGCTGACGACAAAAAGCGCCTGCGTTCGTTCTTAAAAAGCAATAACTTAAAAATCCGCTCTGTATTTGACGGTGTTCAATGTAACGGCCAAAACTTATTGGCATTTGCTTCATCAAAAAGCGCTGTAAAAACTGGCTCATTGATGATCAGCAAACTTCCAAAAGCGAAAGTAAGAAGCTCGCTAGCATCGATTACTGATGCAACCTTAGCTCAAGCCGCTAACAAGCGTGTAAACGGCTAA
- a CDS encoding PhzF family phenazine biosynthesis protein yields the protein MELTVNIVDAFTEKQFGGNSAAVVITDTWLPAALMQSIATENNLSETAFLVPKNSSSHSTSEHAHYDIRWFSPLMEIDFCGHATLASAWVIFAKHPNLSECSVAAPAVGKMLIKQNPTGEIEMDFPNRKPSPVVDVPACLLNGLSIQPKRVLKNEQAYIAVYQSEEEVNAVKQDSALIKQLAPYDVVVTAKAANPKSGYDFISRYFWPANGGNEDPVTGSIHTALAPFWAEQLGKTKLTAYQASKRGGLLSCKVIGERVIIAGKAVPYLEGMITVQA from the coding sequence ATGGAATTAACCGTAAATATTGTCGATGCATTTACTGAAAAGCAGTTTGGCGGTAACTCGGCGGCCGTTGTGATTACCGATACTTGGTTACCTGCTGCGTTAATGCAGTCAATTGCCACTGAAAATAATTTATCTGAAACCGCTTTTCTCGTGCCGAAAAATTCGAGCTCTCACTCTACAAGTGAACATGCTCACTACGATATTCGCTGGTTTTCACCGTTAATGGAAATTGATTTTTGTGGTCATGCAACGTTAGCGTCAGCTTGGGTGATATTTGCGAAACATCCTAATTTATCTGAGTGTTCAGTAGCTGCGCCAGCCGTTGGCAAGATGCTCATTAAACAAAACCCTACGGGTGAGATTGAGATGGACTTTCCCAACCGTAAACCTTCACCTGTTGTTGATGTACCAGCGTGTTTGCTCAATGGCTTGTCTATTCAACCCAAACGAGTGCTGAAAAACGAACAAGCGTATATTGCTGTCTATCAGAGCGAAGAGGAAGTTAACGCGGTCAAGCAAGATTCGGCATTAATCAAGCAACTCGCACCTTATGATGTAGTCGTTACCGCAAAGGCCGCGAATCCCAAGTCGGGTTATGATTTTATTTCTCGCTATTTTTGGCCTGCCAATGGTGGGAATGAAGATCCGGTGACTGGCTCCATTCACACCGCACTTGCGCCTTTTTGGGCTGAGCAGCTTGGTAAAACAAAACTTACTGCCTATCAAGCGTCAAAGCGTGGCGGTTTGCTAAGTTGCAAGGTGATTGGCGAGCGGGTGATCATTGCGGGTAAAGCGGTGCCCTATTTGGAAGGAATGATTACTGTTCAAGCGTGA
- a CDS encoding HIT family protein, producing the protein MSYDNNNIFAKILRDEAPCIKVYEDDKTLAFMDIMPQMPGHTLVIPKEAAITVHELSDEASLACMKTVQKVGKAVEQAMGVTGFTLFQLNGAEVGQTVPHFHFHILPGSILNATGIKGHAVEMGDPQELTKIADKIKRFLA; encoded by the coding sequence ATGAGCTACGACAATAATAATATTTTCGCCAAAATTCTTCGTGATGAAGCCCCATGTATCAAAGTGTATGAAGACGATAAGACATTGGCATTTATGGATATTATGCCGCAAATGCCAGGCCATACCTTGGTCATTCCCAAAGAGGCTGCAATTACAGTACATGAATTATCGGATGAAGCATCGCTAGCCTGTATGAAAACCGTGCAAAAGGTGGGGAAGGCGGTAGAGCAAGCAATGGGCGTAACGGGATTTACCTTGTTCCAACTAAACGGCGCAGAAGTAGGGCAAACGGTGCCACATTTCCACTTTCATATTCTGCCGGGGTCGATATTAAATGCGACAGGCATTAAAGGGCATGCCGTTGAAATGGGTGATCCGCAAGAGTTAACCAAAATTGCCGATAAAATTAAACGCTTTTTAGCGTAA
- a CDS encoding GNAT family N-acetyltransferase, whose translation MTIDIKKVDYHNAQQMADLITILDSYAQDPMGGGESLSPETKKHLASELQKRSFMTSLIAYVDGKPVGLANCIESFSTFACKPILNIHDMAVIGDFRGLGLSQQLLNAVEELAREKGCSKVTLEVLSGNKVAMNAYEKFGFTGYELDPAMGKAEFWEKKLK comes from the coding sequence ATGACAATCGACATTAAGAAAGTTGACTACCACAACGCACAACAAATGGCAGATTTGATCACTATATTAGATAGCTACGCCCAAGATCCCATGGGCGGTGGTGAGTCGCTTTCGCCAGAAACGAAAAAGCACTTGGCAAGTGAATTACAAAAACGCTCATTTATGACCAGCTTGATCGCTTATGTGGATGGCAAGCCAGTGGGTTTAGCCAATTGCATCGAGAGCTTTTCGACTTTCGCCTGTAAACCTATCCTGAATATTCACGATATGGCGGTGATCGGTGACTTTCGTGGTTTAGGGTTAAGCCAACAATTGCTTAATGCTGTCGAGGAGCTGGCCAGAGAAAAGGGCTGTAGCAAGGTGACGCTGGAAGTACTCTCTGGCAATAAAGTAGCGATGAATGCCTATGAAAAATTTGGTTTTACCGGTTATGAGTTAGATCCAGCGATGGGTAAGGCAGAGTTTTGGGAGAAAAAGCTCAAATAA
- a CDS encoding LysR family transcriptional regulator, translated as MANWEGVSEFVAVAESTSFTVAAAKLSTSVAQVSRRVAALEERLAVKLLHRTTRKVTLSEAGQIYFQQCKHLVEGLEVAELAVTQMQATPKGLVKVTAPVTYGEQHLAPLINQFLARYPQVNIDLNLTNQQLDLLEAGMDLAVRLGRLSDSSMIAKRLAARQLYVCASKNYLERHGEPHSLSELAHHQCLVGSVGHWRFQENGREKSIRVTGRLKCNSGNALLDAAKQGLGLVQLPDYYVQDALKSGELIEVLSLYRDDQEGIWALFPKNRNLSPKVRLLVDFLAEALAQ; from the coding sequence ATGGCAAATTGGGAAGGAGTCAGCGAGTTTGTCGCAGTCGCAGAAAGCACAAGTTTTACCGTTGCAGCTGCGAAACTCTCAACCTCTGTTGCACAAGTGAGTCGCCGCGTTGCTGCACTTGAAGAGCGATTAGCGGTAAAACTGCTGCATAGAACCACACGTAAGGTAACCCTTAGCGAAGCTGGTCAAATTTATTTTCAGCAGTGTAAGCATTTAGTTGAGGGGCTAGAAGTTGCCGAGTTGGCAGTCACACAAATGCAAGCCACGCCCAAAGGCTTAGTCAAGGTGACCGCCCCAGTTACTTATGGCGAGCAGCACTTGGCACCATTAATTAATCAATTTCTCGCCCGTTACCCGCAAGTAAATATTGATCTTAACCTCACTAATCAACAACTAGATTTACTGGAAGCAGGGATGGATTTAGCGGTGCGTTTAGGCCGGCTTAGCGATTCCAGTATGATTGCTAAACGCCTCGCCGCTCGTCAGCTTTATGTGTGTGCCAGTAAAAACTACCTTGAGCGCCATGGTGAACCCCATAGTTTATCTGAGCTAGCACACCATCAATGTTTGGTAGGCTCAGTTGGGCATTGGCGCTTTCAGGAAAACGGCAGGGAAAAATCGATTCGCGTTACTGGCCGGCTAAAATGCAACAGTGGTAATGCCCTACTTGATGCGGCCAAACAAGGACTTGGGCTAGTGCAACTGCCTGATTACTATGTACAAGACGCGCTAAAATCCGGGGAATTAATTGAAGTGTTAAGCCTATATCGCGACGATCAAGAAGGTATTTGGGCACTTTTCCCAAAAAATCGCAACTTGTCCCCCAAAGTCAGGTTGCTCGTAGATTTTCTGGCAGAAGCTTTGGCTCAGTAA